Sequence from the Salvelinus alpinus chromosome 27, SLU_Salpinus.1, whole genome shotgun sequence genome:
AATCAGCGTTTCTCAACGAGTGCAAACtggtatttacgacttcacaactggtaaataGCACCTTCCCAATTGGTTATCAACGCATTATCTCTCCTACCCCAATACAGGTTCATGTTCTTAATATCCAAATATAATGATGACTATTTGTGCTTCATCAATGGCTCACTCATTAAGCAACTGAATTTCAATTACTTTAATATTTAAAAGAAGGGCAGTCAAAGCAGAATAAAGTGACAACACAGAATATACAATCAGAGTAGGCCTACAATATTACATGAGCATCGTGCAATCTTAAACTAATACACTATCTTGATTGATAGAGGTAGGTAGAGTAGGTGCTTTATTAGGCTTTATTCATTATTTTTAATGCACAATTAAGTCAGTttatctgtgttgtttgtgtaatTTCCACAGTTTATTCCTCTATTGCTGTTTAGACCTACTTGCTCTGTTTCCATTAGGTTATTcctgaaataaacaatcaaaaataCCACCAAACACAAAAGAACAAGAAAAATAATGGGCCCAACAAATGCAAATGGTGATCTCTGGCAACCTGTAAGATAGTAGTAAACATAAAAGCTGTatgttagttagctacagtaaagTACAATTATCACAATACAGTCTATGTTTCTGAAATGCAAACAATATAACCTCTATAAAAACATGTCATAATTACCAACAACTACATATATGGATTATATAGTTATTAGTTATGAATATAACGTGTATATAAGCAACTGTAAATAGTGTAATGTTGTAGAATTTAGTTTTAATTAATGATGGACTTACAACGCCTGTCTGCCCTGGTGCAATCAAGGATACTGGAACACACCATCTGGAAATTAAAACAATCGGAAAAAGACACATTGGCTTCAGAACCTTCAGAATAGTATGGAGGTTGTACTGTATATTTACTACATTACAAGCAACAAGTAGACCTCTGAATAGGACTTTGACCAACAATACAAAAGCTGAAGAAATCATGACAAAAATAGGacctgctttaaaaaaaatcccaATACGAACATTGGTTGAGAGGGTATAATGCAGTATAATGCTGATGTATTTTGTCATTTGCATTGGTTTGTCATACCATGAGCAGACCCATACAGACAGATCCAGATTCAGTTTGTCAAAGAATTCAAGATTAGTCTaataaaaagtctaataaaatgTTTCAGTTAAAATGTCTGCTTTTGCATGTATTGTTTTGCTAACCAGCTGAGTCTGGTTTGTGTGTCCAATTCATGAATGATCATGAATGAATGACGGATATACACATAGAACATGGGTGAACTACCTTTGGCTTCATGTTCAGCAGGTTCAGAATGTTACCAACTGCTGCTTTGTTgcgaggacagttcagtagtccTCCCTGACTCTCATGGAACAGACAGTCCACTGTGAGTATTACATCACTTCTGGTCACTAGTCTGCTGCTGTCAGGGACAGTGCACTCTGGGTTAAAAAAGTGATGCAGGACTACCAGAATGACATCTTTACCAGCTGTCAAAAGAATCAGGGACAAACAAAGCATTTATTCATGTCATTAGCCACCTGATACATGTCCTATCTAGATCAACTCTGATATGGAGATAGAAGAGATAGAATTGACAGTAGGATAGTTTGAGGATACTTTGGGGGTTGGCTACCTGGAATCTGCTGCAGTGCTGCCTCAATATCAGTACCAGCAGGAGAGACGATGGGACAGAAAgccatgatgacatcactctgCTCTGGTGACATCACTTCAGTGAAGCCTCCTCCAAGTTGTCTCATAAACTGGATATGAGAATCCATAGTCTTGCCAGTGGTGATGGTGTAGTACTTCATCAACCTTGGCACCTCTGTTTTGTAATGGATAAAAAGAGAAAAGTATAAACCCTAAAAATAAAAGTAGCAATGTTTTGGTTTAGATCACTGCCCAGACATCTATTAGCCCAACCTAAGATCTGGCCTTAAACATTATTTAAATAAGTTGTAGGTCAGTGTCCTGTTAAAATAATTACCTCTGCGTTCCATTGTGGATATGTAAGGGGAGTGAACAGGGAAAAAAATATGTATTAATCATGTAACAGACAATAAAATACATATATTACTGTATAATATAACAACCAGTGTGCAGACAGTGTAAATATTTCAAGTCATCTTTCACTTTCATTCTGACTATGACATATCCCTCTGAGATAAGCTATGCAGTCTCCCACCCACCTCCCCTCTTGCCTTTATTTGACCATGTGATCTACAGGAAACAAGAAAGTGAATTGCTCACATCTATTTTACACCCATATAATTAGCGTCATAAACCCCATTATATGTTATTGTCTGCACCAGTAGCCTATACACACCACATCAATTTTACTTATTCAGAAAGCATAGTGGTGTTAAATAAGATAACTCAATGA
This genomic interval carries:
- the LOC139556370 gene encoding uncharacterized protein — its product is MERREVPRLMKYYTITTGKTMDSHIQFMRQLGGGFTEVMSPEQSDVIMAFCPIVSPAGTDIEAALQQIPAGKDVILVVLHHFFNPECTVPDSSRLVTRSDVILTVDCLFHESQGGLLNCPRNKAAVGNILNLLNMKPKMVCSSILDCTRADRRCCQRSPFAFVGPIIFLVLLCLVVFLIVYFRNNLMETEQVGLNSNRGINCGNYTNNTDKLT